From Oceanispirochaeta sp.:
TTCCTCCATGGAGGAAATCATTTCCATCGCAAAGTTGCTTCCCATTGACTCTGTTTCTACCAGTAAAATGGCTGTAGACAGCTGATTGTACCGAGTAAAAGTAATATCTGTTTCCTGGTCTACAATCCTTTCGAGATTAAGACCTTCTGACATGGCAGATAAGGCTGCTGTCACGGGCGATTCAAATTCTATATCAGGATATTTCTTGTTTAGAATACTGACGGCAGTGTAAAAGTCTCTTACATCTTTTTCTGTAAGATCCAGGATCTCACTTTGTGATTCGGACGAATCATTCTCCTTTATTTTGCTTCCTGTCTCTGCCATTGTTTTCGCCGTTTTCAATACATTTTTAGCCTGGGATATTTTTCCGCATCCCACCGCCAGCAAGAGAGAAGAAGTAATAAAAATCAGAATAATTATTTTCATAGCTTTATCCTTCATTCATAAAAAACAAATTTTATGCCGGACTGGGCCTTCTGTCGTCCCAAAATGCAAAATGGTTCTTAAAAAGTGAACAGTCTTTCGCCCAAACGGCCATTGACCACGTATAATCTGAATATGGACATGCATGACAGGAGCCTCCTGATCAAAGGAGCAGGCGGTGACAACAAGGCAATCAGGCAACTCTGGGACATCTGGTCACCTAAAATATCTATTTTCCTGAGGGGGTCTGTGCCATCGGGAGACATGGATGATCTGACACAGGAGATCATGCTGAAGATCTTCCGCTCCTTAGCTAGTTACAATCCGGTCTTTGCACCCTCCACATGGATCTACACCATTGCAGGCAGAACAAGGACGGACTGGCAACGGCAACAATCCAAATTTCTGAAATCCGAATCGGAGAATCCGGATTCGGAAGAGATGATCAGCCTCATCCCGGGTCCATATGAAGGCCCGGAAGCCCAGTATATCCGTCTTGAATCGGAAAAGAGAGTGGATGATTTCCTACAGCGTCAGAACGTGAGGGATCGGAAAATACTTTTTCTGTACTGCCATGAAGGTTTATCAGGAAGAGCCATTGCCCGGGTCCTGATGACCCCGGCAGAGACCATCCGCTACCGTTTGAAGATTCTAAAAGCAAAGCTGAAGGAGGAGATGTTACTGTGAAAAGTTTTAAGTCATCTATCAGGGACGCCTGGGAGAGGACAATTCCGGAAGCCCCCCCCTTTCCCTTTGGGGATGAATTTCCTGTACTCCCCTCTGGCAGATCAGAACTCCTTCTACGCTGTGCCGGGGCGGCCCTGATCTTCGGAATGCTGACAATAATGGCCGCTGTCTGGGGTAACCCTGCCTACAGCCCGGCCCTCCAGGCGCTGGATATTCAGGGGATGCATGAGGCCTTCCCCCGGTTGGGGGATTATCTGTTACAAAATTTAAGTGAGGTATATCTATGAAAAAACTACATTATTTTATCTATGTGATCCTGTTTTTTGTAATCTTCGGAGCCATTTTATGGTCAACAGAAACGGCACCCTATATCTTTATTGATATAGCCAGTCTGCTGATTATTCTGCTGTTTCTCATGCTGCTCACCGTTTTTCAAATCGGGATCAAGCAGACCATCCTCTACTACAAAGCTGTGTTTGATCCGACAG
This genomic window contains:
- a CDS encoding sigma-70 family RNA polymerase sigma factor is translated as MHDRSLLIKGAGGDNKAIRQLWDIWSPKISIFLRGSVPSGDMDDLTQEIMLKIFRSLASYNPVFAPSTWIYTIAGRTRTDWQRQQSKFLKSESENPDSEEMISLIPGPYEGPEAQYIRLESEKRVDDFLQRQNVRDRKILFLYCHEGLSGRAIARVLMTPAETIRYRLKILKAKLKEEMLL